From the genome of Nocardia sp. NBC_01503, one region includes:
- the lpdA gene encoding dihydrolipoyl dehydrogenase: protein MTSHYDVVVLGAGPGGYVAAIRAAQLGLRTAIVEQKYWGGVCLNVGCIPSKALLRNAELAHIFHKEAKTFGISGEVSFDFGAAFDRSRKVADGRVKGVHFLMKKNKIDEFDGTGTFTDAKTISVALTKGGTESITFDNVIIATGTVTKLLPGTSLSANVVTYEEQILTRDLPGSILVVGAGAIGMEFAYVLKNYGVDVRIVEFLDRALPNEDADVSKEITKAYKKLGVTITTGAAVQSIDDDGSKVTVAIKDNKSGAIETVTVDKVLQAVGFAPRIEGYGLENTGVQLTDRGAIAIDNQMRTNVPGIYAIGDVTAKLQLAHVAEAQGVVAAETIAGAETLPIDDYRMMPRATFCQPQVASFGLTEQQARDEGYDVKVATFPFTANGKAHGLGDPNGFVKLISDAKYGELIGGHLIGPDVSELLPELTLAQKWDLTVNELARNVHTHPTLSEALQEAIHGLAGHMINF from the coding sequence GTGACTTCCCACTACGATGTCGTCGTTCTCGGCGCTGGTCCCGGCGGTTATGTCGCCGCGATTCGTGCCGCTCAACTCGGCCTGCGAACAGCGATCGTCGAGCAGAAATACTGGGGTGGCGTGTGCCTGAACGTGGGCTGCATTCCGTCCAAGGCGCTGCTTCGAAACGCGGAGCTGGCCCATATCTTCCATAAAGAAGCCAAGACCTTCGGCATCTCCGGTGAGGTGAGCTTCGACTTCGGGGCCGCGTTCGACCGCAGTCGCAAGGTGGCGGACGGCCGCGTCAAGGGCGTCCACTTCCTGATGAAGAAGAACAAGATCGACGAGTTCGACGGCACGGGCACGTTCACCGATGCCAAGACGATCTCCGTCGCGCTCACCAAGGGCGGCACCGAGTCCATCACGTTCGACAACGTGATCATCGCGACCGGCACCGTCACCAAGCTGCTGCCGGGCACCTCGCTGTCGGCGAATGTGGTGACCTACGAGGAGCAGATCCTCACCCGCGACCTGCCGGGCTCGATCCTGGTGGTCGGCGCGGGCGCGATCGGCATGGAGTTCGCCTACGTTCTGAAGAACTACGGCGTGGACGTTCGGATCGTCGAATTCCTGGACCGCGCGCTGCCGAACGAGGACGCCGACGTCTCCAAGGAGATCACCAAGGCGTACAAGAAGCTCGGTGTCACCATCACCACCGGTGCGGCCGTGCAGTCCATCGACGACGACGGCTCCAAGGTGACCGTCGCGATCAAGGACAACAAGTCCGGCGCGATCGAGACCGTCACCGTCGACAAGGTGCTGCAGGCCGTCGGCTTCGCACCGCGTATCGAGGGTTACGGCCTGGAGAACACCGGCGTGCAGTTGACCGATCGGGGCGCCATCGCCATCGACAATCAGATGCGCACCAATGTGCCCGGTATCTACGCCATCGGTGATGTCACCGCGAAGCTGCAGCTCGCGCATGTCGCCGAGGCGCAGGGTGTGGTGGCCGCGGAGACCATCGCGGGCGCGGAGACGCTGCCCATCGACGATTACCGCATGATGCCGCGCGCCACCTTCTGCCAGCCGCAGGTCGCCAGCTTCGGTCTCACCGAGCAGCAGGCCCGCGACGAGGGCTACGACGTGAAGGTCGCCACCTTCCCGTTCACCGCCAATGGCAAGGCGCACGGCCTGGGTGACCCGAACGGTTTCGTGAAGCTCATCTCCGACGCCAAGTACGGTGAGCTCATCGGCGGCCACCTGATCGGCCCGGACGTCTCCGAGCTGCTGCCCGAGCTGACCCTGGCCCAGAAGTGGGACCTCACGGTCAACGAGCTGGCCCGCAACGTCCACACCCACCCCACTCTGAGCGAAGCGCTCCAGGAGGCCATCCACGGCCTCGCGGGCCACATGATCAACTTCTGA
- a CDS encoding winged helix-turn-helix transcriptional regulator, whose translation MSTPDPETIDPTLEADVFARNCASRPVLQDVASRWGALALVALREGPTRFSALRRRVDGISERMLSQTLQNLERDGMIHREVQQSIPPHVEYTLTDLGENVADQLAGLIDILESNLERIVAAQNAYHRD comes from the coding sequence ATGAGCACGCCCGACCCGGAGACCATCGACCCCACCCTCGAGGCCGATGTCTTCGCACGGAACTGCGCCTCCCGCCCGGTGCTGCAGGATGTCGCCAGCCGCTGGGGCGCACTCGCCCTGGTGGCACTGCGCGAAGGTCCCACCCGCTTCAGTGCCCTGCGCCGCCGTGTCGACGGCATCAGCGAGCGCATGCTCTCGCAGACCCTGCAGAACCTGGAACGCGACGGCATGATCCACCGCGAAGTCCAGCAATCCATCCCCCCGCACGTCGAATACACCCTCACCGACCTCGGTGAGAATGTCGCCGATCAGCTCGCGGGGCTGATCGACATTCTCGAATCCAATCTCGAGCGGATCGTCGCGGCCCAGAACGCCTACCATCGCGACTGA
- a CDS encoding transglycosylase SLT domain-containing protein, with product MIAKTFGIIAISVAPILLGVGSPAAHADTGKTPPAPTGAATIGAGDSALVAVLPQLTEFASSTITGLIADPSGIYPEPALKAIALTIVPLDQFGSFDQIITHESSWRTFAINPSSGAYGLAQALPAHKMSETGFDWPINPVTQLRWAYRYMCERYGSPNAAWAFWQANHWY from the coding sequence GTGATTGCGAAAACGTTCGGAATTATCGCGATTTCGGTCGCGCCGATACTTCTCGGCGTCGGCAGCCCGGCCGCACACGCGGATACGGGCAAAACACCTCCTGCACCCACCGGCGCGGCCACTATCGGAGCCGGTGATTCCGCACTGGTAGCGGTGCTCCCCCAGCTCACCGAGTTCGCCTCGTCCACCATCACCGGGTTGATCGCCGACCCGTCCGGTATCTACCCCGAACCGGCGCTGAAGGCGATCGCGCTCACCATCGTCCCGCTCGACCAGTTCGGCTCCTTCGATCAGATCATCACCCATGAAAGCAGCTGGCGGACCTTCGCCATCAACCCCAGCTCGGGAGCGTACGGGCTGGCACAGGCACTGCCCGCGCACAAGATGAGTGAGACGGGCTTCGACTGGCCGATCAATCCCGTGACCCAGTTGCGCTGGGCCTACCGGTACATGTGCGAGCGCTACGGCAGCCCGAACGCGGCCTGGGCGTTCTGGCAGGCCAACCACTGGTACTGA
- a CDS encoding dipeptidase produces MLWEQHCCLPLLPSADIAELARYPFGSYLSVNVGYSPHSTRDSVELIDQFRRDALADGRFRLVETIDDAVDPDPDSIALAFDLEDSGPLGGELDNVKMFYDLGVRSLLPSYNYANAAGCGCLDSVDTGLTGYGRDLIRMLNEVGVFADGSHCSVRTGLDIADTTSVPMIYSHSNFAAVWAHPRNIADDQARACAATGGVIGINGVGIFLGRNKPGERAERIEAMADHIAYGAELVGIEHIGFSSDFSFDGDDFNDEVARNPDIFSAEFTRWGPLRWTPPEDLLGETEVPGLDEVLAERGFSAADRAAVFHGNFARIARQVWRD; encoded by the coding sequence TTGCTGTGGGAACAGCACTGTTGCCTGCCGTTGCTGCCTTCGGCCGATATCGCGGAGTTGGCGCGGTACCCGTTCGGGTCGTATCTGTCGGTGAATGTGGGGTACTCGCCGCACTCGACTCGGGATTCGGTCGAGCTGATCGATCAGTTTCGGCGGGATGCCTTGGCGGATGGGCGGTTTCGGCTGGTGGAGACGATCGACGATGCGGTCGATCCGGATCCGGATTCGATCGCGCTGGCCTTCGATCTGGAGGATTCCGGGCCGCTCGGTGGTGAGCTCGACAATGTGAAGATGTTCTACGACCTGGGTGTGCGGTCGTTGTTGCCCAGCTACAACTACGCGAATGCGGCGGGTTGCGGTTGCCTCGATTCGGTGGATACCGGTCTGACCGGGTACGGCCGCGATCTGATTCGCATGCTCAATGAGGTCGGCGTGTTCGCCGACGGTTCGCACTGTTCGGTGCGGACCGGTCTCGACATCGCGGACACCACGAGTGTCCCGATGATCTACAGCCACTCGAATTTCGCTGCGGTGTGGGCACATCCGCGCAATATCGCCGATGACCAGGCGCGGGCCTGCGCCGCCACCGGCGGGGTGATCGGGATCAATGGCGTCGGTATCTTCCTTGGGCGCAACAAGCCCGGTGAGCGTGCCGAGCGGATCGAGGCCATGGCCGATCACATCGCGTACGGTGCGGAGCTGGTCGGGATCGAGCACATCGGCTTCAGCTCCGATTTCTCCTTCGACGGTGACGATTTCAATGACGAGGTGGCCCGCAATCCGGATATCTTCTCCGCGGAGTTCACCCGCTGGGGTCCACTGCGGTGGACGCCGCCGGAGGATCTGCTCGGCGAAACCGAGGTGCCCGGCCTGGACGAGGTGCTGGCCGAGCGCGGCTTCTCCGCCGCCGATCGCGCCGCCGTCTTCCACGGTAATTTCGCGCGCATTGCCCGGCAGGTTTGGCGCGACTAA
- a CDS encoding RNA polymerase sigma factor, whose amino-acid sequence MRPPEQPTGQVDSPGAGLRQATKSPDERARRAVEAAWRIEWPRLVAGLTRVAGDIGTAEELAQDALVAALEQWPRDGVPPNPGGWLMLTAKHRAIDRIRRDANFARKLELLGHQLRIDEHGERLADSAESIALSSGTLGSGVPGSDLSGSDSTGPGSGRADRRDPGAGGSGRGNSRTGGPGPAGSAAMGSGRPGDGAEVTDDLLRMIFTACHPVLTPPARAALTLRMVGGLGTGEIARAYVVPEATVAQRIVRAKRTIATKRVKYEVPQGAELAARLDSVLEVIYLIFNEGYTATAGERWVRAELCEDALRLARILAGLLPGEAEVHGLAALLELQASRLRARSNDTDELVLLADQDRAHWNRLYIRRGFAALGRAHALNRTRGQAPGRYALQAAIAAVHAMAPTAAETDWRRVTGLYSVLAERFPSPIVELNRAVAVAMLHGPAAGLELADKAAQSGALDGYHLMHAVRGDLLSRLDRVPEARTALLRAAELTANSTERALLRDRAERLGTPPAN is encoded by the coding sequence ATGCGGCCACCCGAACAGCCCACCGGTCAGGTCGACTCGCCCGGCGCAGGGCTGCGTCAGGCCACGAAGTCACCGGACGAACGGGCCCGCCGGGCCGTCGAGGCGGCCTGGCGGATCGAGTGGCCGCGGCTGGTCGCCGGATTGACCCGGGTAGCCGGGGATATCGGGACGGCCGAGGAGCTCGCACAGGACGCACTGGTGGCGGCGCTGGAGCAGTGGCCGCGAGACGGGGTGCCGCCGAATCCGGGCGGGTGGTTGATGCTGACGGCGAAACACCGTGCCATCGACCGGATTCGGCGCGACGCCAACTTCGCCCGCAAGCTCGAGCTACTCGGGCATCAGCTTCGCATCGACGAACACGGGGAGCGGCTCGCCGATTCGGCGGAGTCGATCGCACTGAGCTCCGGCACCCTGGGCTCGGGGGTACCGGGCTCCGACCTGAGCGGCTCGGACAGCACTGGCCCGGGGTCGGGCCGCGCCGACCGGAGAGACCCCGGGGCCGGTGGCTCCGGCCGCGGGAACTCCCGGACAGGAGGCCCCGGTCCGGCGGGTTCGGCGGCAATGGGATCCGGCAGGCCGGGCGACGGCGCGGAGGTGACGGACGATCTGCTGCGGATGATCTTCACCGCGTGTCATCCGGTGCTCACACCGCCCGCGCGGGCGGCCCTCACGCTGCGGATGGTCGGCGGCCTCGGGACCGGGGAGATCGCGCGCGCCTATGTGGTTCCGGAAGCTACTGTGGCGCAACGGATTGTGCGCGCCAAACGCACCATCGCGACCAAGCGGGTCAAATATGAAGTGCCGCAGGGGGCGGAGCTGGCGGCGCGGCTGGACTCGGTACTCGAGGTGATCTATCTGATCTTCAACGAGGGATATACCGCCACGGCCGGTGAACGCTGGGTGCGCGCCGAATTATGTGAGGACGCATTGCGTTTGGCGCGCATTCTGGCTGGATTGCTGCCCGGGGAGGCCGAGGTGCACGGGCTCGCGGCACTGCTCGAACTTCAGGCGTCTCGCCTCCGGGCACGCAGCAATGACACCGATGAGCTCGTGCTACTCGCCGATCAGGATCGCGCACACTGGAATCGCCTCTACATTCGGCGCGGGTTCGCGGCCCTGGGCCGCGCGCACGCGTTGAATCGAACCCGGGGCCAAGCTCCCGGGCGCTACGCGTTGCAGGCCGCCATCGCGGCGGTGCACGCCATGGCCCCGACCGCTGCCGAAACCGATTGGCGGCGCGTTACCGGACTGTATTCCGTTCTTGCCGAACGATTTCCGTCGCCTATCGTGGAATTGAACCGGGCGGTAGCCGTGGCCATGCTGCACGGTCCCGCCGCCGGGCTCGAACTGGCCGATAAGGCGGCGCAATCCGGTGCGCTGGACGGCTACCACCTGATGCACGCGGTACGGGGTGACCTACTGTCCCGACTGGATCGTGTCCCGGAGGCGCGCACGGCACTACTGCGCGCGGCCGAGCTCACCGCGAACAGCACCGAGCGGGCGCTCCTGCGCGATCGGGCGGAGCGGCTCGGAACGCCACCGGCGAACTGA
- a CDS encoding YciI family protein, which produces MRHMVLIRLDPSQAPDGGPDEQLIADMNTLIEEMTKAGVLLDTAGLRPTEEGTRVRQTGGKQTVIDGPFTESKEIIGGYCLLQTRSNAEAVEWASRFLRVHGPEWDIEVEVRQLDDQG; this is translated from the coding sequence ATGCGACACATGGTGCTGATCCGGCTCGATCCGTCCCAGGCCCCCGACGGCGGCCCGGACGAACAGCTGATCGCGGATATGAACACGCTCATCGAGGAGATGACCAAGGCCGGGGTCCTGCTCGATACGGCGGGTCTGCGCCCGACCGAGGAGGGCACCCGGGTACGCCAAACCGGTGGGAAGCAGACCGTCATCGACGGGCCGTTCACCGAATCCAAAGAGATCATCGGCGGCTACTGCCTGCTGCAGACCCGCTCCAATGCCGAAGCGGTGGAATGGGCCTCACGATTCCTGCGGGTACACGGCCCCGAATGGGATATCGAGGTCGAAGTACGGCAACTCGACGACCAGGGCTGA
- a CDS encoding GNAT family N-acetyltransferase, whose protein sequence is MPRSIPAVVAADVFTKTVQPVIPVGEDLVLRPWLRRDAPEVYTAFQDPAIQRWHTRTAESVDEAGEWIGAWARAWSAGVDANWAVADSRTGRIAGRVAISDMVLSHGLAMVSYWVTPAMRGRGIAPLALGALTEWAFTEAGFHRLELRHSIHNSQSCRVAVKSGFALEGISRSAAMHIDGWHDMHLHARVHGDQPAETLPIALVSRARHRAEP, encoded by the coding sequence ATGCCGCGCTCGATTCCGGCAGTCGTTGCCGCCGACGTCTTCACCAAGACCGTGCAGCCGGTGATCCCGGTGGGCGAGGACCTGGTGTTGCGGCCCTGGCTGCGGCGGGACGCTCCGGAGGTTTACACGGCGTTCCAGGATCCGGCGATTCAGCGCTGGCATACGCGCACGGCCGAATCCGTGGATGAGGCGGGGGAGTGGATCGGGGCGTGGGCGCGGGCCTGGAGCGCCGGAGTGGACGCCAATTGGGCTGTGGCAGACAGCCGAACGGGCCGGATCGCCGGACGGGTCGCGATATCGGACATGGTGTTGTCGCATGGACTGGCCATGGTGTCGTATTGGGTGACTCCGGCAATGCGCGGTCGTGGGATCGCGCCGCTGGCCCTGGGGGCGCTCACCGAGTGGGCCTTCACCGAGGCCGGGTTCCACCGCCTGGAATTGCGCCATTCCATTCATAATTCGCAGTCGTGCCGGGTGGCGGTGAAATCCGGGTTCGCACTGGAGGGGATCAGCCGCAGCGCGGCCATGCATATCGACGGCTGGCACGATATGCATCTGCACGCGCGGGTGCACGGTGATCAACCGGCGGAAACCTTGCCGATCGCATTGGTTTCGCGGGCACGGCACCGTGCGGAACCGTAG
- a CDS encoding TetR/AcrR family transcriptional regulator C-terminal domain-containing protein produces the protein MGARERSSAGNPVRTLELLWREPGRGGPARGPKQRSTVEAVLAAAIDIADAEGLAALTMRSVAAKLGLAPMATYTYVPGKAELLDLMLDTVYRQMPRSDLAGMTWREKVSVIAAENRELLVRHPWVAYLPTTRPPLGPGVAAKYDHELQAFDGLGLSDVDMDAALTYLLGFVTSVSRIAIDTARAAADSGESDHEWWQRAAPLLERVFSADRYPLAARVGAAAGQAHDSAYSADHAYTFGLARTLDGLAALIESRSS, from the coding sequence ATGGGCGCACGGGAACGCAGTAGTGCCGGGAATCCGGTGCGCACGCTGGAACTGCTCTGGCGCGAGCCCGGACGGGGTGGGCCCGCGCGCGGACCCAAACAGCGCAGCACCGTGGAGGCGGTGCTGGCGGCGGCCATCGATATCGCCGATGCCGAGGGCCTGGCCGCGCTCACCATGCGATCGGTTGCGGCCAAGCTCGGCCTCGCCCCGATGGCCACCTACACCTATGTGCCGGGCAAGGCCGAACTGCTCGATCTCATGCTGGATACCGTCTATCGGCAGATGCCGCGCTCCGATCTCGCCGGAATGACCTGGCGGGAAAAGGTTTCCGTCATCGCCGCGGAGAATCGTGAACTGCTGGTTCGGCATCCGTGGGTGGCGTACCTGCCGACCACGCGCCCGCCCCTCGGCCCGGGCGTCGCGGCCAAATACGATCACGAACTACAGGCTTTCGACGGCCTCGGCCTGAGCGATGTCGATATGGACGCCGCCCTGACCTACCTGCTCGGCTTCGTCACCTCGGTATCGCGCATCGCCATCGACACCGCGCGCGCCGCCGCCGACAGCGGTGAATCCGACCACGAATGGTGGCAGCGCGCCGCCCCGCTACTGGAACGCGTCTTCTCCGCCGACCGCTATCCCCTCGCCGCACGGGTGGGCGCGGCCGCAGGTCAGGCGCACGACAGTGCCTACAGTGCCGACCACGCCTACACGTTCGGTCTCGCCCGAACCCTCGACGGTCTCGCCGCCCTCATCGAATCACGCTCCAGCTGA
- a CDS encoding carboxymuconolactone decarboxylase family protein yields MVSTQPRIAPGRLRELGPINWVVWQALSRAAGTDDAHLFSTLGRTGGLFRGWLHFSGKLMPGGRLRRYESELVIIRVAHLRQCDYEMDHHIRLGKRAGVTPEQLDWIRTGPTAPGWNDKERALLTAVDQLVTTRDLDDTAWQTLAAHYDERRLIEIVLLTNQYEGLASTITALRIQTDH; encoded by the coding sequence ATGGTGTCGACGCAGCCACGCATTGCCCCCGGCCGTCTCCGGGAGCTCGGTCCGATCAATTGGGTTGTCTGGCAGGCGCTTTCCCGCGCCGCGGGCACCGATGACGCCCATCTGTTCAGCACGCTGGGCCGCACCGGCGGCCTGTTCCGCGGCTGGCTGCACTTCTCCGGCAAGCTCATGCCCGGCGGCCGCCTGCGCCGCTACGAATCCGAACTGGTCATCATCCGCGTAGCCCACCTGCGCCAATGCGATTACGAGATGGACCATCACATTCGCCTCGGCAAACGTGCGGGCGTCACCCCGGAGCAGCTCGACTGGATTCGCACCGGCCCCACCGCCCCCGGCTGGAACGACAAGGAACGCGCGCTCCTGACCGCCGTCGACCAACTCGTCACCACCCGCGACCTCGACGACACCGCCTGGCAGACCCTGGCCGCACACTACGACGAGCGCCGCCTCATCGAAATCGTGCTGCTGACAAACCAGTACGAGGGCCTGGCCAGCACCATCACCGCGCTGCGCATCCAAACCGACCACTAG
- a CDS encoding VOC family protein, with amino-acid sequence MKITASALSLNVPDPAASAGFLIDHFGFTEAMSADGFVSLTRPDAGINVIYLRTGLGSFKPANIAGSAGQGVLVVFTVEDIDTEYARIQAEGVPITTPIETEPWGERYFQTTDPNGIVIQLVQWV; translated from the coding sequence GTGAAAATCACCGCATCCGCTCTCTCCCTGAACGTCCCCGACCCGGCCGCCTCGGCCGGGTTCCTGATCGACCACTTCGGCTTCACCGAGGCCATGTCCGCTGACGGATTCGTCTCCCTGACCCGCCCGGACGCCGGAATCAATGTCATCTACCTGCGCACCGGACTCGGCTCGTTCAAACCCGCGAACATCGCCGGCAGCGCCGGACAGGGCGTTCTGGTCGTCTTCACCGTCGAGGACATCGACACCGAATACGCGCGCATCCAGGCCGAAGGCGTCCCGATCACCACCCCGATCGAAACCGAGCCCTGGGGTGAGCGGTACTTCCAGACCACCGATCCCAACGGAATCGTGATTCAACTCGTGCAGTGGGTCTAG
- a CDS encoding nucleoside deaminase produces MPTDVYYLERCVDLAAEALAAGDEPFGSVLVAADGAILAQDRNRVSGGDDTRHPEFELARWAAENLAPADRATATVYTSGEHCPMCSAAHAWVGLGRIVYAASTEQLSAWLTEFGVAPGPVSPLSIRQVAPNIPVTGPFPELTDRIYALHKQLHLG; encoded by the coding sequence GTGCCCACCGATGTGTACTACCTCGAACGCTGCGTCGATCTGGCGGCCGAAGCCCTAGCCGCGGGCGACGAACCATTCGGATCGGTACTGGTCGCGGCCGACGGCGCCATCCTCGCGCAGGATCGCAATCGCGTCTCGGGCGGCGACGACACCCGACACCCGGAATTCGAGCTCGCCCGCTGGGCCGCCGAAAACCTCGCCCCCGCCGACCGCGCCACCGCCACCGTCTACACCTCGGGCGAACACTGCCCCATGTGCTCGGCAGCACACGCCTGGGTCGGCCTCGGCCGCATCGTCTACGCCGCCTCGACCGAGCAACTCTCCGCCTGGCTCACCGAGTTCGGCGTGGCCCCGGGGCCGGTGAGCCCGCTGTCCATCCGCCAGGTTGCCCCGAATATCCCGGTCACCGGCCCGTTTCCGGAGCTGACCGACCGGATCTACGCCCTGCATAAGCAATTACATCTGGGCTAG
- a CDS encoding GntR family transcriptional regulator — MARRGRIPLSDRVYSALRRDLAAGVLAPTDRLGEERLAENYGVSRTPVREALARLYADGLLERHTDGLYPYRPRVDELGDLYELRIVLEARGIQRLQRTPAGLGDLDAHRGGINYGSTPLLHDAAAVRGELDLWRHLRDNPPEPGAALITADEQFHSTLLAAAGNSALADALATVHARVRPVRAIDMPTAERVAAMTEDHIAIAESLLAGDLEAALRTLVAHLTSSRAHVLTRARRALELTKLAQAVRE; from the coding sequence ATGGCGCGCAGGGGGCGTATTCCACTCTCCGATCGGGTCTATTCGGCCCTGCGAAGAGATCTCGCGGCGGGGGTGCTCGCCCCGACCGACCGGCTCGGCGAGGAGCGCCTCGCCGAGAACTACGGGGTCTCCCGCACTCCCGTTCGTGAGGCCCTGGCCAGGCTCTACGCCGACGGGCTGCTGGAGCGCCACACCGACGGGCTCTATCCGTATCGACCGCGCGTGGATGAACTCGGCGATCTGTACGAGTTGCGAATCGTGCTGGAAGCCAGGGGAATCCAGCGGCTACAGCGCACACCCGCCGGGCTCGGCGACCTCGACGCACACCGCGGCGGCATCAACTACGGGTCCACACCATTGCTGCACGATGCCGCCGCCGTGCGCGGTGAGCTCGACCTGTGGCGGCACCTGCGCGACAACCCACCCGAGCCGGGGGCCGCACTCATCACCGCCGATGAACAGTTCCACTCGACACTGCTGGCGGCAGCGGGCAATTCGGCGCTCGCCGATGCCCTCGCCACGGTGCACGCCCGCGTCCGACCGGTCCGCGCCATCGATATGCCCACCGCCGAACGCGTCGCCGCCATGACCGAGGACCACATAGCCATAGCCGAAAGCCTGCTCGCGGGCGATCTCGAGGCGGCCCTGCGCACCCTCGTGGCCCACCTCACCAGTTCCCGGGCCCACGTCCTGACCCGAGCGCGCCGCGCCTTGGAACTGACCAAACTCGCACAAGCCGTGCGGGAATGA
- a CDS encoding SDR family oxidoreductase, translated as MTVAVTGASGQLGRLTVEALLREGATPVAVVRDASKVADLAERGVEVREASYDDPAALDRAFAGVDRVLLVSGNEFGSRVAQHTNVIRAAERAGVELLAYTSIPNTERNELILAQEHRGTEAVLDEASVPVVRLRNDWYWENYLNGATAAAESGVFYGAAGEGRVAGAARADYAEAAAKVLTTDGHGGAVYELGGHRHTYAELAQAISEAAGKPVRYQDLPQADYAAALVRNGLPEGYAAALADADAGIAQGILDIDSGDLEKLLGRPATPAVEVFRAALS; from the coding sequence ATGACCGTCGCAGTCACCGGAGCAAGTGGTCAGCTGGGTCGCCTCACCGTCGAAGCGCTGCTGCGCGAAGGAGCCACCCCCGTGGCCGTGGTCCGCGATGCCTCGAAGGTCGCCGATCTCGCCGAGCGCGGCGTCGAGGTCCGCGAGGCCAGCTATGACGATCCGGCCGCCCTGGATCGCGCTTTCGCGGGCGTCGACCGGGTCCTGTTGGTCTCGGGCAATGAGTTCGGCAGCCGAGTAGCCCAGCACACCAATGTGATTCGCGCTGCCGAGCGGGCGGGTGTGGAGCTGCTGGCCTACACCAGCATTCCGAACACCGAACGCAATGAGCTGATTCTGGCTCAGGAGCACCGCGGCACCGAGGCCGTGTTGGATGAGGCGTCCGTACCGGTGGTGCGGCTGCGCAACGACTGGTACTGGGAGAACTACCTGAACGGCGCGACCGCCGCGGCCGAATCCGGCGTGTTCTACGGTGCTGCGGGCGAGGGCCGGGTGGCGGGCGCTGCCCGCGCCGATTACGCCGAGGCCGCCGCCAAGGTGCTCACCACCGATGGCCATGGCGGCGCGGTGTATGAGCTCGGCGGTCACCGGCACACCTATGCCGAACTGGCGCAGGCGATTTCGGAGGCGGCGGGGAAGCCGGTCCGCTACCAGGATCTGCCGCAGGCGGACTATGCCGCCGCACTGGTCCGGAACGGCCTGCCGGAGGGGTATGCCGCCGCGCTCGCCGATGCCGATGCCGGTATCGCGCAGGGCATTCTCGATATCGACAGCGGCGATCTGGAGAAGCTGCTCGGCCGCCCGGCGACTCCGGCGGTCGAGGTGTTCCGGGCGGCCCTGAGCTGA
- a CDS encoding nuclear transport factor 2 family protein has protein sequence MTQLDRTVQKFVDALNAHDSAAFFGTLTEDASMSDDGNERNLAQWTDSEIFATNGRMRVESITAPTEFVAVYANDRWGSMRTAWRFTVRDGLISRFETGQAG, from the coding sequence ATGACGCAGCTCGATCGCACGGTGCAGAAATTCGTGGACGCACTCAACGCGCACGATTCCGCCGCCTTCTTCGGCACGCTCACCGAGGACGCCAGCATGTCCGATGACGGCAATGAGCGAAATCTCGCCCAGTGGACCGATTCGGAGATCTTCGCCACCAATGGCCGCATGCGGGTCGAATCGATCACCGCGCCCACCGAATTCGTCGCCGTTTACGCCAATGACCGGTGGGGCAGTATGCGCACCGCCTGGCGCTTCACCGTCCGCGACGGTCTGATCAGCCGCTTCGAAACCGGGCAGGCTGGATGA